The Stigmatopora argus isolate UIUO_Sarg chromosome 1, RoL_Sarg_1.0, whole genome shotgun sequence genome segment atccatatataatttatatatagttcgtagtctagctttgaatgctgttTACGCCAATCTAgcagctggagttcttttgtcaatccagccggaatgacggcatattatatggataaatattgagccgcaacagctctcgcaactacggcaagcagccccagactctatttccggtgcatggtgaatgctgagatatgtAAAACGGCGTTGCATTTCGATTGAGGTCtatctagcacattaattcaCACTTTGTCTCACagtctcaactgtggtccgagctttcaggaaggcagaaaattactgactcgattaatgacgactttggtgagatgcccacctgttcaacatgagttattatgctattgctgtgtcatgaaaatactaatactttaacctcggagaaaataaaaaaaacctgttgtttattcatgttgggagtgaatggagttgtcagaaagctgatttgtaatctattaataaagtttggctgacctttctgactgttttgttgacattccctttagcgcaacaccatctagtggatgcataacgtaaccccagcctctatgtagacccgtataatgtGGTGCagtagaccagtgtaatgcggagcggtgcgtcttgtgtgtcaaatacagaaatagcactcgttactgacactgcgcctttaaatgcggtgcgccatatagtcgtgaaaatacggtatttttcaccgaaaatgcaaacacaaaacacaattCTAATTAAAAACGAAATGTGTTGAATATTAAGAATTTTCCTTCTGCACTTGTTTATGAAAAAGACGCTTTATCGATCGGCCACCATTGGTTTCACATCATTGAATATTTCAAGTCGGGGATATCCAAGCGCATGTTAACATCAATGTAGATGTGGCGACGACCGACGTACCTTGACCCGGAGCTCCTTGAGAGGAGGCGGTAGGAGCAGCCCTCTAATCTGTGTGATGATTGGTCCGTCCACTCCGGGAACAATGATGGTCTCACCTTCCCGTAGTCGCCCGTTGATGAGGATAACGTCTATAGTGGTGCCCATGCCGGGCAAAGCTTTCACCTAAACCAAGCGCAAAATCAGCAATTGTTGGTCTCGATGTCGATTCTTGCGCTTTAGGTCAACGCATTTACCTCCATGACCTGAGCTCGAAGCTCGTCACAATGCGCGACCCGGCGGGCCAACATGGTCTGCGTCAGCTCGACTAGAAGCGCGATAAGATTTCCGATTCCGTCGCCGCTGTGAGCGGACGTGGGAACCAGCGACACGAAGGTCCTGGGGTCCTTGTTTTCGTAGTACAGGGCGGCGTTGAGACTCTGGGGAGACAGTGAGCGAGAGAGCATTAGACAACACCTTGGTGGATCCTGGCTTCTTAAACATCTTTGTGGAATTGAAAGCTTGTTTTTACTTAATTGAATAAACTTCACCTGCTGAGCAAACTCCACAATGATGGCCTTTGCCCTCTCGTCAAACTCATCCTTGGTGTTTTTCTTCTGTTTCTTCAGAGTTGCCAAGACGTCCGTCTCGGGACTCCTTTTCCAGTCGTACAAACGGTCAATCTGACGAGCAGAATGGTCGCTCACTAAGATTGCTAGAATATAGGCAGCTGATGCGAAGTCACCTTGTTGAGTGCCACAATGAAGGgacatttcttctccttcagcaaGTTAATGGACTCAATGGTCTGCGGTTCCAAACCGTGCATGATGTCCACCACCAGGATGGCAATATCACATAGGGAGCTACCTCGGTTCCTCAAGTTACTGGTCAAAAACAAGGATTTGTGAGGTCAAATCGCACTCGCCGAcaccattttgttttttgaccGCCTCGCGGATCAGTTCTCTCACCTGAACGACTCGTGTCCTGGTGTGTCGATGATCAACATGCCAGGGATCTTCATGCCTTCTTTGTCAAACTGCAAGGGTTCAAAAAAACAAGCCGTGATATCGCAACGGTGTCTTTGTTAGTGCGTGTGGTGGGTGAGCGTTATCGTACGTTTTTAACCATCTTGGTCTGCTCTTCAATCGTCTCTTTCGGGACGTTTGTGGCTCCAATCTGCTGGGTGATTCCTCCTGCTTCCCCATCCTGTACGTTGGTGTGTCGCAGCTGTGTGGGTGAAAAAGCAAAAAGGCCGAAAACAGCCCAAGTTAATGTTCGGAAACAAGTCAGGCGATCCGCACTATAGAAAACAAGTGCAGTGATTCGTTCTATCAGCAGCGACACAAGGTAAATCGACTTGTCCATCTAATGATAGATTTCAGAAGCCAGCGTTGTGTACCTTATCAAGAATTTTGGTCTTCCCAGTATCGACGTGTCCAAGCACACACACGACCGGCGCTCTCAACCTGTTGGTGTCGACATTCTTGAGGTTTTCCACTTTCCGTTTCTACAAGGACCACAAGAGGTGAGTCAAAAGAGTGGCGTTGCCTCGCCCCTCAGGCGCCGCGGACACTCGCCTCGATCCGCCTCTTAGCTCGGTCGTACAGACGCTCTTCTTTGGTCctgtcgtcgtcatcgtcctcGCTCTCGCTGCTGTCGTCTTCGCTCTCCTTTGCCTTAGACTTCTTGCCCTGGCCCACTGCCGCCTCCTTTGGCAGCTCCTCCTCCGGCGCCTCTTCactttcctcttcttcctcgtcgtcatcatcatcttcttcgtcctcttcctcctcctcttcgctAGCGGCGGGCTCCGGTTGGCTGACGGGCTGCTCTTTCACCTCAATGTGGACTTTTTTCAACTCTGCCAGAGAGTGTCTCCAATGAGTAATGCCAATGTCCAATGAATGGCGGCTACTCCCGAGCAACCGTGCTTGATGGCTAACCTTTCTCCTCGTCACTGGCGATAGCCTCCCAATCATCCACGGCAAAATCTCCCTTCACCTctaagcgagaaaaaaaaaaagccaggagCTGCCGCATCCGCCCTTCACATGTACACACCTCCTACCTCTCACCTGGCTTTGGAGACTGTGTCACCACCTCGGGCTCCGGTGTAATAGGTTCCACCGTCTCTGTTGTTGGGGAGGTCACCGAAGGCGTTTCGGCTAAAAAGAGAGGAGAATGAGAAATGTAAAGGGAGAACAGGACAAAGCATGCAGAAAATTGTtaaacacaatgtttttttgtttaacacaAGATATCGCTAATGAGCAGTATTGTTTTTGTTAACGACAACATTTCCATGACAAtggtgtgacatgctagagtgtttgatttattaacgattgcatgttgagaatgtacaactagtttggattggatgtgtgtatcggtgttcgattgttgatcctttgatccatatggcaagtgtgtggcatgttaaaaaatatcggtattcaattattgatgtcttagcacagcttgaggcacgggagatttttagtcattacagtaaagttggattgaagaaacaacaacgtatcactgttgtgattatttctccctgcgttttaaggtatgctgtttgttgtagagGCTGGTTGAGTTGGTGGTTtccaatatacactgtttagcgtgtgagaaaggaGATAATGTttggtaatgtttatttacttttgaattgcgagcgtgaatgtgcgagtcttgggtcatgcacatggaatagcatttagcacgctacttTCGGCCGTCATTATCCTGTacagtgtctatgacggtcatgGCAAGGAAGTTATGTTagtgatattgcattgtttgccctgttgaatagtagaaggacttctcgaagttgtaaaaagaaaatatataacaagttatgaccgtatgttgaacgagtgtaattgtacattgttttgggttctaacgtgttgattatatatatatatatatatatatatatatatatatatatatatatatatatatatatatatatatatatatatatatatgggtgtaattgtatgttatgggtttttgtgttgataatattacagtaaagttggattgaagaaacaacaacgtatcaatgttgtgattatttctccttgtgttttaagattaaatgcagggtgtaacaatGGCGTAACGCTAACGAGCTAAAAACCTGTCTTGGGTGAATGTAACATCAGGAGACGATTGAGGACACCAAACAGAGCAAAGTATTGCACACGCTGGATCACAGGACTCAGAGTTCTGGCTTTAAGGCACCGGATGTCAAAATATAAGCATGTGAATGCATATGTAACGTGTTAAAGAGCGACAAGTTGCACATCGGGCAGAACAATCATTACTCATACCTTCTGGAGTTTGAGGAATGGGCTTCTTCTTTCTCCTGTCCGTGTACACGGGCTTCTTCTTTGGCATAGAGTCTTTGGATGGCAGCTCCACCCCTACACGATGACATAAGTCAGACGATGACATGCGACGCGCTCTGCGGCGAACTAGTTTGGCCACGATACCTTGAGCCTGGAGCATTTTGAGCGTCGCCTCGGCCCGAGCCCGCGCCTCCTTCTGGGATTTAGTCATCAACTTGCCCTCCTTCTTCAGGCGCTCTTTCCGTTCCTTCTCcttctgcttctttttttctttgcgcTCCTGCTCAAGGCGCTCCTGCGACACAAAGAAATCCCGTTATCAAATGTAGTTATGTCACGGATGGACGGCGGGCAGTTCAAGCCAACAGGACGTCTGACTCCTTCAATAGGTTTCCTACCTGCTCCAGCCTCTGCTTCTCCATCTCTTCCAGCCTCTTAAtccgctcctcctcctctttcttgGCTCGCTCCTCCTCCTACAAGGACAAAGGGGAGCTCTGATGTCTAAGGAGCTCAATAGCAAGTGTGTTGCCCTCCACACACTTCCAAAAGCTTACCTCCTTCATCTTGGCGAGAGCCTCCTGCATGGCCTTCACGGTGGCCTTGCTGGGTccctttttcttctccttttccttctcttccttctctcctttcttcttcttcttgtccttTCTCTTCTTGTCCCCATCGTCTGATTGGACATACACAATCAGGTTGACTGGTTTCTCGCCCGTGTGTCCGGGCACGTGAATGACTTACCGTCACCTGCCGCTTCTGCTCCTTCCTGCTCATCCACATCTAAGTCTGCAACAGGAGGTGCCTGCGGGATGGGGGCCTCAGCCGTCTTTTTCTCGGCTTCTTTTTTAACATCTGCGCCCACCTCCATCTCCTTCAGCTTCCTTTGCTTGAgcctctcctcctcctttttcttcttttctcgcTCCTTTTTCTCCGCCTTCTTCTGGGCTGCGGTTTTCATCTTGAAGTTGCCATCTTCCTCCGGCTGGTCCTCGTACCCACTCTTTGCAGCTTTGCCtttgtccttattttttttgtccctttGAGAGACGAATTCTTCGTCATCTTCGGAATCGGCCTCTTTCTCATTTCTGCTTGCGCCTTCATCCTCGTCTTCATCAGAGCTAGGTCTTTTGGCGGCTTTCTTGCCTTTTTTGGCCTTCGAGCGAGAACCTGAGCCGCTCTCGTCATCCGAGTCGGACAGAGCGGCGGGTCCCACCTTGAGGTGACAGACTGGCATTATTAACAACAGGcaggttt includes the following:
- the eif5b gene encoding eukaryotic translation initiation factor 5B isoform X2; translated protein: MEKKQKKSGEDSTKDDDLDALAAEIEGVGSSKDSKGKKKKKGGKKDDFDEDDILKELEELSLATQGVQGKKDDVAVDVIEPPKAEKKKTRKGKAQVASPDEVESNKAKGADDELRNGEQKEVGPAALSDSDDESGSGSRSKAKKGKKAAKRPSSDEDEDEGASRNEKEADSEDDEEFVSQRDKKNKDKGKAAKSGYEDQPEEDGNFKMKTAAQKKAEKKEREKKKKEEERLKQRKLKEMEVGADVKKEAEKKTAEAPIPQAPPVADLDVDEQEGAEAAGDDDGDKKRKDKKKKKGEKEEKEKEKKKGPSKATVKAMQEALAKMKEEEERAKKEEEERIKRLEEMEKQRLEQERLEQERKEKKKQKEKERKERLKKEGKLMTKSQKEARARAEATLKMLQAQGVELPSKDSMPKKKPVYTDRRKKKPIPQTPEAETPSVTSPTTETVEPITPEPEVVTQSPKPEVKGDFAVDDWEAIASDEEKELKKVHIEVKEQPVSQPEPAASEEEEEEDEEDDDDDEEEEESEEAPEEELPKEAAVGQGKKSKAKESEDDSSESEDDDDDRTKEERLYDRAKRRIEKRKVENLKNVDTNRLRAPVVCVLGHVDTGKTKILDKLRHTNVQDGEAGGITQQIGATNVPKETIEEQTKMVKNFDKEGMKIPGMLIIDTPGHESFSNLRNRGSSLCDIAILVVDIMHGLEPQTIESINLLKEKKCPFIVALNKIDRLYDWKRSPETDVLATLKKQKKNTKDEFDERAKAIIVEFAQQSLNAALYYENKDPRTFVSLVPTSAHSGDGIGNLIALLVELTQTMLARRVAHCDELRAQVMEVKALPGMGTTIDVILINGRLREGETIIVPGVDGPIITQIRGLLLPPPLKELRVKNQYEKHKEVSTSQGVKILGKDLEKTLAGLPLLVAHKEDEIPVLRDELIHELKQTLNSFKLEEKGVYVQASTLGSLEALLEFLRTSKVPYSGINIGPVHRKDVMKASAMLEHDQQYAVILAFDVKVERDSQEMADSFGVRIFSAEIIYHLFDAFTKYRDDYKKSKQEEFKHVAVFPVKIRVLPQFIFNSRDPIVIGVNVEAGILRQGTPLCVPSKGFVDIGIVTSIEMNHKTVDTAKKGQEICIKIEPIPGESPKMYGRHFEATDIIVSKITRASIDALKNWFRDDMQKSDWQLIMELKKTFEII
- the eif5b gene encoding eukaryotic translation initiation factor 5B isoform X1, which codes for MEKKQKKSGEDSTKDDDLDALAAEIEGVGSSKDSKGKKKKKGGKKDDFDEDDILKELEELSLETQGVQGKKDDVAVEDVIEPPKPEKKKTRKGKAQGASSDEVESNKAKGANEELRNGEQKEVGPAALSDSDDESGSGSRSKTKKGKKAAKRPKGSDEDASRNEKEADSEDDEEFVSQRDRKNKDKGKAAKSEDEDQLEEDGNFKMKTAAQKKAEKKEREKKKKEEERLKQRKLKETDVDADVKKEAEKKTAEAPIPQAPPVADLDVDEQEGAEAAGDDDGDKKRKDKKKKKGEKEEKEKEKKKGGKNDDFDEDDILKELEELSLATQGVQGKKDDVAVDVIEPPKAEKKKTRKGKAQVASPDEVESNKAKGADDELRNGEQKEVGPAALSDSDDESGSGSRSKAKKGKKAAKRPSSDEDEDEGASRNEKEADSEDDEEFVSQRDKKNKDKGKAAKSGYEDQPEEDGNFKMKTAAQKKAEKKEREKKKKEEERLKQRKLKEMEVGADVKKEAEKKTAEAPIPQAPPVADLDVDEQEGAEAAGDDDGDKKRKDKKKKKGEKEEKEKEKKKGPSKATVKAMQEALAKMKEEEERAKKEEEERIKRLEEMEKQRLEQERLEQERKEKKKQKEKERKERLKKEGKLMTKSQKEARARAEATLKMLQAQGVELPSKDSMPKKKPVYTDRRKKKPIPQTPEAETPSVTSPTTETVEPITPEPEVVTQSPKPEVKGDFAVDDWEAIASDEEKELKKVHIEVKEQPVSQPEPAASEEEEEEDEEDDDDDEEEEESEEAPEEELPKEAAVGQGKKSKAKESEDDSSESEDDDDDRTKEERLYDRAKRRIEKRKVENLKNVDTNRLRAPVVCVLGHVDTGKTKILDKLRHTNVQDGEAGGITQQIGATNVPKETIEEQTKMVKNFDKEGMKIPGMLIIDTPGHESFSNLRNRGSSLCDIAILVVDIMHGLEPQTIESINLLKEKKCPFIVALNKIDRLYDWKRSPETDVLATLKKQKKNTKDEFDERAKAIIVEFAQQSLNAALYYENKDPRTFVSLVPTSAHSGDGIGNLIALLVELTQTMLARRVAHCDELRAQVMEVKALPGMGTTIDVILINGRLREGETIIVPGVDGPIITQIRGLLLPPPLKELRVKNQYEKHKEVSTSQGVKILGKDLEKTLAGLPLLVAHKEDEIPVLRDELIHELKQTLNSFKLEEKGVYVQASTLGSLEALLEFLRTSKVPYSGINIGPVHRKDVMKASAMLEHDQQYAVILAFDVKVERDSQEMADSFGVRIFSAEIIYHLFDAFTKYRDDYKKSKQEEFKHVAVFPVKIRVLPQFIFNSRDPIVIGVNVEAGILRQGTPLCVPSKGFVDIGIVTSIEMNHKTVDTAKKGQEICIKIEPIPGESPKMYGRHFEATDIIVSKITRASIDALKNWFRDDMQKSDWQLIMELKKTFEII